The DNA window GCCAGTGCGGGGCCGCGCACCAGTTCATCGGGGATCCGCTGGCAGCCCCACTCGGCGTGCGCCTGTTTGAGCATCACGATCGTGCGCTTGGTCAACTCCAACAGCTTGCTGCGGGTCTTCGCGCCCTGAGGTGGCCCGGCCAGCCCGGCCGGCCCCTGTTCGCCGAAGCGCTTCCTCCACAAATTTAACGTGTGCTTCGACAGCCCCAGGAGCGGGCAAGCCTCCCGCCGGAAGTCCACTGCGTTGCCAGGTATCGGGAATCAGCAATCGCTTGTGCGGCGAGAAGGCCTGCCGGACTTCGTCCGGCTTGACCAGCGAGCGCCCTCGGGGCCGGCCGTTCCAGCCCAAGGGACGACTCGTACCTGAGGAGAAGTCCCGCGCACTTGTACCGGCCCATGGCGCCGGGGTGGGTGCCGGCTGCTCCCAGTCATCATCTGACCGAAGATCCTCGGCCGGAAATGCTTCGGGGTGATTCCCGTTGACGACCGACGTGTCTTCGTCGTTCCAGGGTTCCTCGGGCGAATCCAACTCCGAGCCCCCGACTTCGTCGGTTGCCTGTTGATCGCCATCTACCTCGGCGGACGGTTCACCGCCTGGCTGCGCCGGCTCGATCGGCCTCGGTCCCGAGCCATCACCAGTGCATGCACGATCCGCTTGCGAATCCCAGCGCCGATTCCAAAATGCTGACATCGGACTTCTCCCGCGGCCAAAGCCGCTCGAAAAGGAGAAGGTCCTTCTTCCAGTGTATTAATCGCTGCTAGCGGTCAAGATTCTGGAAAAAGGCACAATGCATGGGTTCGAGCCCCGCAACGCGAGCTAGCTGCCCGCCCCCGGTTCCGCCGAAGCGCGGGCCAATGTGAGAATTGCAGTCCTTACGGCGTCGGTCAGATGCGACCAGATTCTCGCTATTGTGATTAGTTCGACTGCAGACGTCGGAATGACGCCGGGTGACACCTCACGCCACTCAGTCCTGCAACCCTGACTGCAACCATAATCGTCGTCGCGACGTAACTCTTTTTGTTGTATGCTGCTTGGGTTCGACGAGCAGCGGTTTCCTAAACCGCAGGTCGCAGGTTCGAATCCTGCCAGGCGCAGTGACGCTCGCCCGGATTTAGCGGCGGTGCCCGGCGTGGGTCCGTCGATTTGCGGTCGACTCGTGCCACGCCGGGCCTGGTAGTGCCGCCGCATGAAATGTGGTGGCGAGGCCACGCACGGCGGTTGCCGGTTGCCGCATTACTGCGGCGCCGGCGTCCCTTGGGGGACTTCGCCCTTGTCGCGGGTCACCATCGCGGTAAAGACGCGCGTGTCGACGCTTTCCTGGATGAACCGCACCGAGCCGTCGCCAAAAGCCGCGTTGGCGCCGCTGGGATGAAAGGCATAAACCTCGCCGGAACCCTCGGTGCCGTAGAACGGATGCGGGAAGTCGGTCTGCCCGAAATCTTCGCCGTTGGTGCAGTTCACGACGCACGGTCCGGGGAACGTGGTGCCATCGCTCGACGAGCCGTCGATGCTGAAATCGCTCGCCGGGCGCGGCCAGCCGCCGCCGTTGACGCGATATTTCGTCAGGTCCTCGTCGACGAGCTTACCGTCGCGGTAGAGATAGGGGCGACCGGCCGATTCCGTGTACATGATCGTGTTCGACAGGCCATCGATGACGTCGGCAAACGTCGACTTGATGTTCTTCGGAATCATGCCCGTGCCGTAGACGTCGATCAACCCGGCTTCTTTCATCCGTCTGTCGACGCCGATGGTCGGCGAGTAGTCGAGGCACACCGAGATGTTCGCTTCCCACGGGTCGGCTTCCGGCAGGCCATCGAGCCGCTCAGGCTTGGGCGCCGAGGGGCATTGCAGAATGGGCATGCGGATTCGCACGGCGGCGCGGTTGTCGTCGTGATTCCAGTTCAGCGTCTGGTCGTAAACGTCGTAGACGTTCTGTTGCTCGATATAGGGGAGCATGAACGTCATTCCGCTGATGCGCGGCAGCGAGGTCAGGCCAGGCGGGCGCGTGCTGGCCGGGAGATAGCCCTTCGAGTCGTGGAAGTTGTGCGCGGCCAGGCCGATGTTCTTCAAGTTGTTCGTGCACGACGAACGGCGGGCCGATTCGCGAGCCTGCTGCACGGCGGGCAAGAGCAAGGCAATCAAGATCGCGATGATGGCCATCACGACCAGCAGCTCCACCAGCGTGAAGCCGGGCTTCGGCGTTTTCCTGGAAACGGGCATGGGACGGTTCCTTCTCAAAAAAAGCAGGCGATGAAAGCGAAAAAACGGTGAAATGAACGCAGCCAAACGGTTATTCCTCGTAGCTGCGATTGGAGCGCCGAGCGGAGGCGAGTTGACGCGGTACTTCGATCGGGGCGAGTTCGCCGGCGCCTGCGGCCACGGTTACCCTGAGCGGCGTCTGTTGCGGATTGGCGTATTCTTCGTCGACGAGATTCGGCCCGAGTTTCGGGTCGGCATCTTCGCCGTCGGGGTACTCCAGCACTTGCCATTGCACGGTCACGGCATACTCGCCGCTCGGAGCGCCGTCGCCCGACTTGTATGTGGTCAGGCGAAAAGTGCCGTCGGAGTTGACCTTGCCCAGGGGCCGCACTTGAGCGTCGGCAGCCGGACCGCTCAAAGGATGCAGCGTGACTTGCGCACCCTCGGGTTTTTCGCCGTCGACGCTGACTTTGCCCGAGACCTGCACGACCGGGAGCTGCGGCGCCGAACGACTGCAGCCGGCGATGCCGACGGCGAGCAATGCAGCGACCGGGACCCAAGAGTTGCGCCTCCGGGCGCCGTGCGTGGAGGGTTTATGTGGGGCAGACATCGATCCAACTCCTTCATATTCTGATGGGGACGCGGGCCGATCCCGCGCATGGCTGGGACAGATCAGTACGGTTCCGGGCGCGCAGCGCGCTCGACCCCAAGCGGCGGCTGCGACCTGGTACACGCAGTGCCGTCGGTGAAATCGGGGACCGCGGGCGCGCAAGAGTTCAGGCCAAGATCGCCCGTAGCGCGCGGGCTCAATCGCTGCACGGCGACGGCGCGCGACGTCGTTGCAGGACGGGCCCATTCAGACGACCGGGTTTCGGCAGGCATGCGTGACTCCTCGTGAGTCGTTCGCGTGCCTCCGGTGAGTCCGGTCAGCGGTGCAGGTCAACAGTAGGAAGGACGGATTGTGGCTTCGAGGCCAACGGTTCGGCAGTGTTCGGGTGCGCGATTCGTACCTGGTCAGCGACTCGGTCGCTGAGGGCGGCGACGCTCGGTGCGTTCGATTTGTACGACCACGCCGTCCTGCACGGTCAGGCGGATATCGCCAAAGCGCAGGCCGGCCAGCGCCTCGACCAGATAGCCGAGGGCTTCTTCGGTCAGTGCATCGCGCCGCCGGGCAGGGGCCGGGTTCACAGATTGCAGTGGATCGAGTGAGTTCATGACGGACGCTCCTGAATGGCTCAAATCACGTACTCCGGCGTCTGTTCGGCCTGTGGGACGAAAACACGCACGCGCCGCGGCACGACGAACACCTGCTCGCCGTCGCGCAACGCCAGCTCGGCAAACCGGTCGGGCGGCATGTCGACGTGGATTCCAAAGCCGAATTCCTGGCTGCGCAGGCGGACTCGCGTGACGCTGCCCGCCGGCGTGATTCGCTCGATCGCGGCCGGCAGGCCAGGGCGGCCATTGCGCTCGCGCTCGATGTCGAGCTCGTGCGGCCGCACGTAGACGTGCGCCGCCCGCGGCTCGGCGTGCGGATAGTCGGGGAAGTCGAGCACCATGCCGCCCATCACGGCTTGCCCCTCGGCCACGCGGCCGTGGAACACGTTCACGTTGCCCAGGAAGTCCATCACGAACGGGTTCGCCGGGTGATCGAACACCTCGGTGGGCGAGCCGGCCTGCTCAACGCGGCCGTGGTTCATGACGACGACTTTGTCGGCGACCTCGAAGGCCTCGTCCTGGTCGTGGGTCACGAACACGCTGGTCATATGAATCTCGTCGTGCAGCCGCCGCAGCCAGGTTCGCAGCTCTTGACGAACCTTGGCATCGAGCGCGCCGAAAGGTTCGTCGAGCAGCAACACCCGGGGCTGGATGGCCAGGGCCCGAGCCAAGGCCACGCGCTGCCGTTGACCGCCGGAAAGCTGCGCCGGATAGCGCTTGTCCAATCCGTCGAGCCGCACCAATTGCAGCAGCTCGTCGACGCGGCGGCGGACCTCGGCTCGGGCCACATGACGCACTCGCAAGCCAAACGCAATGTTCTCGAACACCGTCATGTGTCGAAACAGGGCGTAATGCTGAAATACGAAGCCCACGTTGCGCTCGCGGGCCCGCAGGTTGGTCACATCGGCGCCCTGGTAGTGGACGCTGCCGCTGTCGGGCTCTTCCAGGCCGGCGATGATGCGCAGCAGCGTGGTCTTGCCCGAGCCCGACGGGCCCAGGAGCGCGACCAGCGATCCCTGCGGCACTTCGAGCGAGACGCGATCGAGCGCGGCAAACTCGCCGAAGCGTTTGCCGACGTTTTGCACCGAGATGCTCATGGAGTTGTCTCCTCAGAGGACCTCATGGACTGTGCGGCGGCCACGTCCGACCGCGTCTTGCGTTCCAGCGCGACCTTGATGAACAACGTCACCAGGGCCAGCGAGGTCAACACCGACGCGACGGCAAAGGACGCCGGCGTGTGATATTCCTGAAACAGTTTTTCGACGCGCAGCGGCATCGTGTCGGTCTGACCGGCAATGTGACCGGAGACGACATACACTGCGCCGAACTCGCCCATCGCGCGGGCATTGCAGAGGATCACGCCGTAGAGCAGGCCCCACTTGACGTTGGGCAGCGTGACCCGCCAGAAGACCTGCCAGCCGCGCGCCCCCAGGCTGACCGCGGCCACTTCCTCTTCGGCGCCGATCGCCTCCATCACCGGCAGCAGCTCGCGGGCCACGAACGGCAACGTGACGAACGAGGTGGCGAGAATCAGTCCCGGCACGGCGAAGATCACCTTCACATCGTGTTCGCGCAGCCACGGCCCGAGATAGCCCTGTAAGCCGAACAGCAGCACGAGCATCAGTCCGGCCACGACGGGCGAGACCGAGAATGGCAGGTCGATCAGCGACACCAGCAGGGTCCGTCCCGGAAATCGAAACCGGGCCAGCAGCCAGGCGGCCGCGACGCCGAACACGACGTTGGCGAACACGGCGACGGGCGCCACCGTGAGGGTCAGCCCGATGGCGTGCCGCGTGTCGGCATCGGCCGTAAGCGCCTGCCAGTAGGCGGCCCAGCCTGGCCGCAAGGCCTGGTAGAACACCTGGACGATCGGCACCACGACCAGCAAGCCGATCACTCCCAGCGTGAGACCGATTAGGATCACACGCACGATCAGCGGATCTTGACGCGGCTGCAGACGCGGGGCCGGCGCCGCGACGATCGCGGAATCAGGCAGCATGGCGCAAGCTCCAGCGCTGGAGGGCGTTGATGGCCAGCAACATCGCGAACGACATCGCCAGCAGCACGACCGCGATGGCCGTGGCCTCGCGATAGGCAAACTCTTCGAGCCGTGCCACGATCAGCACCGGCGCGATCTCGGTCTTGAACGGCATGTTGCCCGAGACGAACACCACCGAGCCGTACTCGCCGAGCGCCCGGGCAAAGGCCAAGGCAAAGCCGGTGATCGACGCCGGCAGAATCGCCGGGAAGATGACCCGTGAAAACGTCTGCCGCCGGTTGGCGCCGAGCAGGTGCGCGGCTTCTTCCACGTCGGCTTCGAGCGCGGCGAGCACCGGTTGCACCGTGCGCACGACGAACGGGAAGCCGAGAAAGACCAGCACGAGCACGACCGCCAGCCGTGAATAGGCCCCGTGGATGCCGAGCGGCACCAGGTACTGGCCCAGCCAACCGTTCTGCACGTACAGGCTCGAATAGACGAGGCCGGCCACGGCCGTCGGCAGGGCGAACGGCAGGTCGACCAGCGAATCGACGATCCGCTTGAGCGGGAACTCGTAGCGCACCAGCACCCAGGCCACGAGCAGCCCGAGCGCCACGCTGATCAGCCCGGCCGTGAGTGCGGCTCCGAGCGTGAAGGCGTAGGCC is part of the Pirellulales bacterium genome and encodes:
- a CDS encoding DUF1559 domain-containing protein, encoding MPVSRKTPKPGFTLVELLVVMAIIAILIALLLPAVQQARESARRSSCTNNLKNIGLAAHNFHDSKGYLPASTRPPGLTSLPRISGMTFMLPYIEQQNVYDVYDQTLNWNHDDNRAAVRIRMPILQCPSAPKPERLDGLPEADPWEANISVCLDYSPTIGVDRRMKEAGLIDVYGTGMIPKNIKSTFADVIDGLSNTIMYTESAGRPYLYRDGKLVDEDLTKYRVNGGGWPRPASDFSIDGSSSDGTTFPGPCVVNCTNGEDFGQTDFPHPFYGTEGSGEVYAFHPSGANAAFGDGSVRFIQESVDTRVFTAMVTRDKGEVPQGTPAPQ
- a CDS encoding YezD family protein; the encoded protein is MNSLDPLQSVNPAPARRRDALTEEALGYLVEALAGLRFGDIRLTVQDGVVVQIERTERRRPQRPSR
- a CDS encoding sulfate ABC transporter ATP-binding protein, whose protein sequence is MSISVQNVGKRFGEFAALDRVSLEVPQGSLVALLGPSGSGKTTLLRIIAGLEEPDSGSVHYQGADVTNLRARERNVGFVFQHYALFRHMTVFENIAFGLRVRHVARAEVRRRVDELLQLVRLDGLDKRYPAQLSGGQRQRVALARALAIQPRVLLLDEPFGALDAKVRQELRTWLRRLHDEIHMTSVFVTHDQDEAFEVADKVVVMNHGRVEQAGSPTEVFDHPANPFVMDFLGNVNVFHGRVAEGQAVMGGMVLDFPDYPHAEPRAAHVYVRPHELDIERERNGRPGLPAAIERITPAGSVTRVRLRSQEFGFGIHVDMPPDRFAELALRDGEQVFVVPRRVRVFVPQAEQTPEYVI
- the cysW gene encoding sulfate ABC transporter permease subunit CysW gives rise to the protein MLPDSAIVAAPAPRLQPRQDPLIVRVILIGLTLGVIGLLVVVPIVQVFYQALRPGWAAYWQALTADADTRHAIGLTLTVAPVAVFANVVFGVAAAWLLARFRFPGRTLLVSLIDLPFSVSPVVAGLMLVLLFGLQGYLGPWLREHDVKVIFAVPGLILATSFVTLPFVARELLPVMEAIGAEEEVAAVSLGARGWQVFWRVTLPNVKWGLLYGVILCNARAMGEFGAVYVVSGHIAGQTDTMPLRVEKLFQEYHTPASFAVASVLTSLALVTLFIKVALERKTRSDVAAAQSMRSSEETTP
- the cysT gene encoding sulfate ABC transporter permease subunit CysT, which produces MKRLVLPGFRLSLSYTVLYLAVLVLIPLAACLLRAASLTWDQFVAAVWTQRAQAAYAFTLGAALTAGLISVALGLLVAWVLVRYEFPLKRIVDSLVDLPFALPTAVAGLVYSSLYVQNGWLGQYLVPLGIHGAYSRLAVVLVLVFLGFPFVVRTVQPVLAALEADVEEAAHLLGANRRQTFSRVIFPAILPASITGFALAFARALGEYGSVVFVSGNMPFKTEIAPVLIVARLEEFAYREATAIAVVLLAMSFAMLLAINALQRWSLRHAA